A genomic region of Catalinimonas niigatensis contains the following coding sequences:
- a CDS encoding S66 peptidase family protein has product MYRRKFISSLSATASALPLLGFKNSAVHFDAKAEKIIPRRLQPGDTIGLLTPATYLTEEQLRKAILSLEKLGFKVRYSPNMLVRKGYLGGTDEQRAEDINQMFADEEIDGIMCGRGGYGSGRILPYLDYNLIRSNPKPFIGFSDITALLYAFYGQAGLVCYHGPMGTSDYNEVTTNYFKKVLMEPANQLVYDNQGVKASLDIDTEEGELEVQIAAPPQIVTITPGQAEGELIGGNLSLISMLAGTQYDLDMRGKLVFIEEVGEAPYRVDRMLTQLLLDENKLPAVAGIVLGIFNDCEAEDEDRSLSLAQVLQDRLAGLGIPVIYGLSFGHIKQNMTLPFGINAQLDADEKKLVLLEKPVN; this is encoded by the coding sequence ATGTACAGAAGAAAGTTTATCTCAAGCCTCTCTGCCACGGCTTCTGCTTTACCTTTATTAGGATTTAAAAATTCAGCAGTCCATTTTGATGCGAAGGCGGAAAAAATTATACCCCGGCGCTTACAGCCCGGAGATACCATCGGGCTGTTGACTCCGGCTACCTATCTCACCGAAGAACAGTTGCGCAAAGCCATACTGTCTTTGGAAAAATTGGGATTCAAAGTACGTTATTCGCCCAATATGCTGGTAAGAAAGGGCTATCTGGGAGGAACAGATGAGCAGCGGGCAGAAGATATTAACCAGATGTTTGCTGATGAAGAGATTGATGGAATCATGTGTGGCAGGGGAGGCTATGGCAGCGGTCGTATATTGCCTTACCTGGATTATAATTTGATCAGAAGTAACCCTAAACCTTTCATTGGTTTTAGTGATATTACGGCACTGTTGTATGCTTTCTATGGTCAGGCAGGACTGGTTTGCTATCATGGACCCATGGGTACCTCTGACTATAATGAAGTGACAACAAACTACTTCAAAAAAGTGCTGATGGAACCAGCAAATCAGCTGGTATACGACAATCAGGGAGTGAAAGCCTCTCTGGATATAGATACTGAGGAAGGCGAGCTAGAAGTACAAATAGCTGCACCACCCCAAATTGTTACCATTACTCCCGGGCAGGCAGAAGGAGAACTTATTGGAGGAAATTTGTCACTAATAAGCATGCTCGCCGGTACACAATATGATTTGGATATGAGAGGGAAGTTGGTATTTATTGAGGAGGTTGGAGAGGCTCCGTACCGAGTAGACAGAATGTTGACACAACTGCTGCTGGATGAAAATAAATTGCCCGCTGTAGCAGGAATTGTACTAGGCATATTCAATGACTGTGAAGCAGAAGATGAAGATCGTTCTCTTTCCCTAGCCCAAGTACTTCAGGACCGGCTGGCTGGTTTGGGCATACCTGTCATCTATGGTTTATCTTTTGGGCATATCAAACAAAATATGACTTTACCTTTTGGAATCAATGCACAACTAGATGCGGATGAAAAGAAATTGGTGCTTTTGGAAAAGCCAGTAAATTAA
- a CDS encoding Tat (twin-arginine translocation) pathway signal sequence containing protein, whose translation MNDPSRRKFISKLAAATGATAGLSAMSLPMLAGTAAVDPRVYKDADVWFKKVKGSHRIVYDAPQPHDGFSFIWSWSFYNTNNQTGTQDNDMTAVVVLRHNAIPFAMEDKVWKKYKLGEAFKITDNTTGAAAERNPYYIPKKGDYPMPGIDGLKALQERGVMVCVCNLALTVDSAMVAQSMGLDPEVATKEWKEAVLPGIQVVPSGVWALGRAQENGCGYIFAG comes from the coding sequence ATGAATGATCCATCAAGAAGAAAGTTCATTAGTAAACTCGCCGCAGCTACCGGAGCCACTGCTGGTTTATCAGCTATGTCTTTACCTATGCTGGCAGGTACTGCTGCTGTTGATCCCAGAGTATATAAGGATGCTGACGTCTGGTTCAAAAAAGTGAAAGGTTCACATCGCATAGTGTATGATGCCCCTCAACCTCATGATGGTTTTTCATTTATCTGGTCTTGGTCTTTTTACAATACCAACAACCAAACGGGAACTCAGGACAATGACATGACTGCCGTAGTAGTGCTAAGACATAATGCCATACCTTTTGCTATGGAAGATAAAGTTTGGAAAAAGTACAAACTAGGTGAAGCTTTTAAAATCACAGACAATACTACAGGCGCAGCCGCGGAGCGAAATCCTTACTACATACCAAAGAAAGGAGATTATCCTATGCCTGGCATAGACGGTCTCAAAGCCTTACAGGAAAGAGGAGTCATGGTTTGCGTATGTAACCTGGCTTTAACGGTTGACAGTGCTATGGTAGCTCAAAGCATGGGTCTTGATCCTGAAGTAGCCACAAAAGAATGGAAAGAAGCGGTTTTACCAGGCATCCAGGTTGTTCCGTCGGGTGTTTGGGCCCTAGGGCGTGCACAGGAAAATGGCTGCGGATACATTTTTGCAGGTTAA
- a CDS encoding dipeptide epimerase, whose protein sequence is MKVKLHAFDLKIRDTFKIARETRDSQETLIVELEDRNVQGDIVSGLGETTANPYYGFTVEKMQEEIEGLREMIENFEINNIQEGSGLAGKPETFWEYLFPHLQKSSFTLCALDMAAHDLYGKKLGKPLYQIWGLDPKKVPASNYTIGIDGIEKMVQKMKAMPWPLYKIKLGTEEDLEIVRELRKHTDARFRVDANCAWGVEETINNSVELKKLGVEFIEQPMHAADMEGMKEVFKHSALPLIADESCITETDVAKCHHHFHGVNIKLTKCGGLTPALRMIAEARQLNMKVMVGCMTESTVGISAIAHLSPLLDYVDMDGALLLAEDIATGVKVKPDGVDFAQENGTGARLITSNQLQEL, encoded by the coding sequence ATGAAAGTTAAATTACATGCTTTTGACCTAAAAATCAGGGATACATTTAAAATAGCCAGAGAGACGAGGGATTCTCAGGAGACACTTATCGTTGAACTGGAAGATAGAAATGTGCAGGGAGACATAGTCAGCGGTTTGGGCGAAACCACAGCCAACCCTTACTATGGCTTCACGGTAGAAAAAATGCAGGAAGAAATAGAAGGCCTGAGAGAGATGATTGAAAATTTTGAGATTAATAATATCCAAGAAGGGAGTGGACTGGCCGGTAAACCAGAGACTTTCTGGGAGTATCTTTTTCCACATTTACAAAAAAGTTCTTTTACCCTTTGTGCTTTGGACATGGCTGCCCATGACCTCTACGGCAAAAAGTTAGGCAAACCATTGTATCAAATCTGGGGGCTAGATCCAAAAAAAGTGCCTGCTTCCAACTATACCATTGGCATAGATGGCATTGAAAAAATGGTGCAGAAAATGAAGGCAATGCCCTGGCCGCTCTATAAAATCAAACTGGGCACAGAAGAAGATCTGGAAATTGTACGCGAACTACGCAAGCATACTGATGCTAGATTTCGTGTAGATGCCAACTGTGCCTGGGGTGTGGAAGAGACCATCAACAATTCGGTAGAACTCAAAAAGCTGGGGGTTGAATTTATAGAACAACCCATGCATGCCGCTGACATGGAGGGCATGAAAGAAGTATTCAAACATTCGGCTCTGCCCTTGATTGCGGATGAAAGCTGTATCACAGAAACAGATGTGGCGAAGTGCCATCATCATTTTCATGGTGTCAATATCAAACTAACTAAGTGTGGAGGTTTAACGCCCGCGCTCAGGATGATCGCTGAAGCACGCCAACTGAATATGAAAGTGATGGTAGGCTGCATGACAGAATCCACTGTAGGGATCTCTGCCATCGCCCATTTATCTCCTTTGCTGGATTATGTGGATATGGACGGCGCACTACTGCTGGCAGAAGATATTGCCACTGGTGTAAAAGTAAAGCCGGATGGTGTGGATTTCGCTCAGGAAAATGGGACTGGTGCCCGTTTGATTACATCCAACCAGTTGCAGGAACTTTAA
- a CDS encoding lysylphosphatidylglycerol synthase transmembrane domain-containing protein: MDINSKKIFKTLNPNKIWIPVVIGLGIVFYMFYSDPDLTADKLKLIFDASWLPITLALLVIFARDAGYVYRIKTLTNHELSWSSSIYVIIFWEFASAVTPSIVGGTSVVVFILVKEGISLGKSIAYVMLTAILDNLFFVLVAPIALLFTAQELFPNGNEMEIELGNSLQVLFLISYVLITVYTFFMFYAIFIRPRGFKWLMLRVTSISFLRRWRYVAGKHGDEIIEASKLLRGKNFSYWSKIIIATFLIWSARYLMLNCLIAAFTNVNPMEHLLIFCRHLMMWITMLISPTPGSSGTAEFFFAQFFTEFLGDYTFVTNISWRMLSYYPYLILGAIFLPKWIRRVFFKKKSSKAIQQ, translated from the coding sequence ATGGATATTAACTCCAAAAAAATATTTAAAACACTTAATCCAAATAAGATATGGATACCTGTGGTTATAGGCCTGGGTATTGTATTTTATATGTTTTATAGTGACCCTGACCTGACGGCAGATAAGCTAAAGCTGATCTTTGACGCTTCCTGGCTGCCGATTACATTGGCTTTGTTGGTGATTTTTGCCAGAGATGCTGGTTATGTGTATCGGATTAAAACCCTGACCAATCACGAACTCTCATGGAGTAGCAGTATTTATGTTATTATCTTTTGGGAGTTTGCCTCAGCTGTCACGCCCTCTATCGTGGGAGGTACTTCAGTCGTGGTTTTTATTTTAGTTAAAGAAGGTATCAGCCTGGGTAAATCTATAGCTTATGTGATGCTTACTGCCATATTGGATAATCTTTTCTTTGTGCTGGTGGCACCAATTGCATTGCTATTTACCGCTCAGGAGCTCTTTCCTAACGGTAATGAGATGGAAATAGAGTTGGGAAACAGTTTGCAGGTACTTTTTCTGATCAGCTACGTACTTATCACCGTCTATACCTTCTTCATGTTTTATGCTATCTTTATCAGACCACGGGGTTTTAAATGGCTGATGCTGAGAGTAACATCTATCAGCTTTTTGCGCCGCTGGCGCTACGTGGCCGGAAAACATGGAGATGAAATCATTGAAGCATCAAAGCTCCTGAGAGGAAAAAACTTCAGCTACTGGTCTAAAATTATCATCGCTACTTTTCTGATCTGGTCGGCACGCTATCTCATGCTCAACTGTCTGATCGCAGCTTTTACCAACGTCAACCCCATGGAGCATTTGCTGATTTTTTGTCGCCACCTGATGATGTGGATCACCATGCTTATCTCACCTACACCCGGTAGCAGCGGCACGGCTGAATTCTTCTTTGCGCAGTTTTTCACTGAGTTTTTAGGAGACTATACTTTTGTAACCAATATCTCCTGGAGGATGCTATCCTATTATCCTTACCTGATTCTGGGAGCTATCTTCCTACCTAAATGGATCAGAAGAGTATTTTTCAAAAAAAAATCTTCTAAAGCCATACAGCAGTAA
- a CDS encoding nucleoside-diphosphate kinase, with the protein MAGKRTFTMIKPDAMEAGNAGAIIKMIQEAGFKISAMKMTKLSEETAGQFYAVHKERPFYKDLTTYMSSGPIIAMILEKDNAVEDFRKLIGATNPADAAEGTIRKLFAKSIEANAVHGSDADDTALNEGNFFFAKTEQF; encoded by the coding sequence ATGGCAGGAAAAAGAACATTCACCATGATCAAGCCCGATGCAATGGAAGCGGGTAATGCAGGCGCAATCATTAAAATGATTCAGGAGGCTGGTTTTAAAATTTCAGCAATGAAAATGACTAAGCTGAGTGAAGAGACCGCCGGGCAGTTCTATGCAGTACACAAAGAGCGTCCTTTTTACAAAGACCTTACTACTTATATGTCATCCGGCCCTATCATCGCTATGATTCTGGAAAAAGACAATGCGGTAGAAGACTTTCGCAAACTAATTGGTGCGACCAACCCTGCTGATGCAGCAGAAGGAACCATTCGTAAGTTGTTTGCCAAATCTATAGAAGCCAATGCAGTCCACGGCTCTGATGCCGACGATACTGCCCTGAATGAAGGCAACTTCTTTTTTGCAAAAACCGAACAGTTCTAA
- a CDS encoding aminotransferase class I/II-fold pyridoxal phosphate-dependent enzyme, translating to MNTHSLPGRTVQIDGQERLYFSGTSYLGINHCEAYKQLLMEGIQQYGGNYSSSRSSNLQLAVYEEAEHFLSKRLGQEAVLTFSSGYQAGQALMNALPRDAHYIFAPKTHPAVWQTNQKIWSGSFPSWVLSLPTQLSSTPTEEVIIVTNSLDPLFAEKYKFNWLADLPSDKNIHVVIDDSHGLGVLGEKGEGIIKEVKPFLPQHIQLTIVGSIGKALGIPGGIVAGSKDLIRQLKKSPFFTAASPIPPAYLYAFLRAQSLYQEARIRLKQRVVQFQQQIKESGLFTYFDHYPIFYTPHNTLSKAVEDSCVLSSFPYPNPDSEPVTRVVLSVLHREEDINTLATTTLAHIHSIKI from the coding sequence ATGAATACCCACTCACTTCCCGGACGCACGGTTCAGATAGATGGACAGGAGCGGCTGTACTTTAGCGGCACATCCTATCTGGGCATCAACCACTGCGAAGCCTACAAGCAGTTGCTGATGGAGGGTATCCAACAGTATGGAGGAAATTATTCCAGCTCCCGTTCTTCCAACTTACAACTGGCAGTATATGAGGAGGCGGAGCATTTCCTGTCAAAACGATTAGGTCAGGAGGCAGTACTTACTTTTTCTTCCGGCTATCAGGCAGGGCAGGCCTTGATGAATGCCTTGCCGAGAGATGCTCACTATATTTTTGCTCCAAAAACCCACCCTGCCGTGTGGCAGACGAATCAGAAGATATGGTCGGGAAGTTTTCCTTCCTGGGTTTTATCCTTGCCTACCCAGCTTTCTTCAACTCCTACAGAAGAGGTAATTATCGTGACCAATTCATTAGACCCCTTGTTTGCAGAAAAATACAAATTCAACTGGCTGGCAGACCTCCCATCCGATAAAAATATTCATGTAGTGATTGATGACTCACATGGATTAGGCGTTTTGGGAGAAAAAGGAGAAGGGATTATCAAAGAAGTCAAGCCATTTCTGCCCCAGCATATTCAGCTTACCATCGTGGGTTCTATCGGAAAAGCACTGGGTATTCCGGGAGGTATAGTGGCTGGTTCAAAAGATTTGATTCGCCAACTCAAAAAGAGTCCTTTTTTCACGGCGGCTTCTCCTATTCCTCCTGCTTACCTGTATGCATTTCTCAGGGCTCAGTCCCTTTATCAGGAAGCCAGGATAAGACTTAAACAGAGAGTAGTTCAGTTTCAGCAACAGATCAAAGAAAGCGGCCTTTTTACTTACTTTGATCATTATCCGATATTTTATACACCTCATAATACACTGAGTAAGGCAGTGGAAGATAGCTGTGTGCTTTCCAGCTTTCCTTATCCTAACCCTGATAGCGAGCCAGTGACGAGAGTTGTACTTAGCGTACTACACAGAGAGGAGGATATAAATACTTTAGCTACTACGACTCTAGCTCACATTCACAGTATAAAAATTTAG
- a CDS encoding segregation and condensation protein A, whose protein sequence is MSFEIKLPLFEGPFDLLLFFIERDELDIHDIPISKITDDFLSYVRHLEDMNIEVASEFILVAATLMRIKAKMLLPRPVLNEEGEEVDPREELVKHLLEYKKYKSVIKELAEMEGERALKHERGNLVQEIKKLSETNNVEAELQDVTLYKLLKVFERVTQRFELKQREKPHQVIQYPYTISGQKSYILNSLQNRERISFQDVISDDPNKIAVIFNFLAILELLQLTEITLQLGEGYNNFWILKKEDVRVE, encoded by the coding sequence GTGAGCTTTGAAATTAAACTTCCTCTATTTGAAGGGCCATTTGATTTGCTTCTCTTTTTTATAGAGAGAGATGAGTTGGATATACACGATATTCCTATTTCCAAAATCACAGACGACTTTCTTAGCTATGTACGGCATCTGGAGGACATGAACATCGAGGTTGCCAGTGAATTTATACTGGTAGCTGCCACGCTGATGCGGATCAAAGCTAAAATGCTGTTGCCTCGTCCGGTCTTGAATGAGGAAGGAGAAGAAGTTGATCCCAGAGAAGAACTCGTAAAACATCTGCTAGAGTACAAAAAGTACAAGTCAGTGATCAAAGAACTGGCTGAGATGGAAGGGGAACGGGCTTTAAAACATGAGCGTGGAAATCTGGTTCAGGAAATCAAGAAACTTTCAGAGACCAACAATGTAGAAGCAGAGCTTCAGGATGTTACTTTATATAAGTTACTCAAAGTATTTGAGCGGGTTACACAACGCTTCGAGCTTAAGCAGCGCGAAAAACCTCATCAGGTAATACAATATCCTTACACAATTTCCGGACAGAAGAGTTATATACTCAATAGTCTTCAGAATCGCGAGCGAATATCTTTTCAGGATGTAATCAGTGACGACCCAAATAAGATTGCGGTTATTTTTAATTTTTTGGCTATTCTGGAATTACTTCAGCTCACTGAAATTACGCTGCAACTTGGCGAAGGCTATAACAATTTTTGGATACTCAAGAAGGAAGATGTACGTGTTGAATAA
- a CDS encoding c-type cytochrome → MSEKQNFLRLLRQLILLVIVLIICVVGSATFFISHAIGIITLEKVTIAKAGFSASKKSVVKEANRSLWQPPDSSSIPASEAGELIRYGWELVTHTSVYLGPKGKVKAISNGMNCQNCHLQAGTVPFGNNYGKVASTYPKLRQRSGIVEGFKKRVNDCIERSLNGQKLEEDSREMQAMVAYIKWVGKDVTPSDTLKGFGLLDLPLLNRPANPQKGKTVYDTQCSRCHGKDGEGVLAVDSLEYIYPPLYGKHSYNTGAGLYRISKFAAFVKANMPYGVSFDKPLLTDEEAWDVAAYINSMPRPEKNLSADWPDISKKPFDHPFGPYVDRYSEEQHKYGPFREIIATKK, encoded by the coding sequence GTGTCAGAAAAGCAAAATTTCCTGAGATTGCTCAGGCAGTTGATCCTACTGGTGATTGTATTGATCATTTGCGTAGTGGGATCAGCTACCTTCTTTATTAGCCATGCAATTGGTATCATCACTTTAGAAAAAGTAACGATTGCTAAAGCTGGCTTTTCAGCGTCCAAAAAATCAGTGGTCAAGGAAGCCAACCGCTCTCTTTGGCAGCCTCCTGATAGCAGTAGTATTCCTGCTTCAGAGGCGGGCGAGCTAATCCGCTATGGTTGGGAATTGGTCACCCACACCTCAGTTTACCTTGGGCCAAAGGGAAAAGTAAAAGCTATCAGCAATGGCATGAATTGTCAGAACTGTCATCTGCAGGCAGGTACGGTTCCTTTTGGCAATAATTATGGTAAGGTAGCTTCCACTTATCCTAAATTGCGCCAACGTTCCGGAATAGTAGAAGGCTTTAAAAAACGAGTCAACGACTGCATTGAGCGAAGCCTGAACGGACAAAAACTTGAAGAAGACAGCCGTGAGATGCAAGCCATGGTAGCTTATATAAAATGGGTGGGTAAGGATGTAACACCCAGTGACACACTTAAAGGCTTTGGTCTGTTGGACTTACCCCTGCTCAATCGTCCTGCTAATCCGCAAAAGGGAAAAACGGTTTATGATACCCAATGCAGCCGTTGTCATGGTAAAGATGGTGAAGGTGTTTTGGCTGTAGATAGCTTGGAATATATTTATCCTCCTTTGTATGGCAAGCACAGTTACAATACTGGTGCAGGGCTGTATCGCATTTCAAAGTTTGCGGCTTTTGTAAAAGCTAATATGCCCTATGGAGTAAGCTTTGATAAACCTTTACTCACTGATGAAGAAGCCTGGGATGTAGCAGCTTACATAAATTCAATGCCAAGACCGGAAAAAAATCTTTCAGCAGATTGGCCTGACATTTCTAAAAAACCATTTGACCATCCTTTTGGACCCTATGTAGATCGCTACTCGGAAGAGCAGCACAAATATGGTCCTTTCAGAGAGATCATTGCTACTAAGAAGTAA
- the dxs gene encoding 1-deoxy-D-xylulose-5-phosphate synthase yields the protein MLIKPGTLLAQINSPADVKALDQNQLVQLSQELRQFIIDIVSVYGGHFGASLGVVELTVALHHVFNTPHDQLVWDVGHQAYGHKILTGRRDLFHTNRVYNGISGFPKRSESEYDAFGVGHSSTSISAALGMAVASKYQGIDDKQHIAVIGDGAMTGGIAFEAMNHAGVSDTNLLIILNDNCMSIDPNVGALKDYLTDITTSQTYNKVRDDVWKMLGKISKFGKSAQDVASKVETSLKAFLLKQSNLFESLNLRYFGPVDGHDVDHLVHVMKDLKKIPGPKILHCITVKGKGFSLAEKDQTKWHAPGKFDKLTGEIRKKIYDAPQSPKYQQVFGHTIVELAEKNDKIMGITPAMPSGSSLNIMMQAMPDRAFDVGIAEQHAVTFSAGLATQGLIPFCNIYSTFMQRAYDQVIHDVCIQKLPVVFCLDRAGLAGADGPTHHGAYDLAYMRCLPNMVISAPMNEAEFRNLMYTATLYKDGPFTIRYPRGQGVMPEWRTPMREIEVGKGRMIQNGEEVAILTIGHIGNYAVEACKKLAMDDMHPAHYDMRFAKPLDEELLHEVFTRFKKVITIEDGCLMGGFGSAVLEFMADHSYNAQVKRLGIPDHIIEHGEQIELHKECGYDPEGIEQEVRILLGVTIA from the coding sequence ATGCTCATTAAGCCCGGGACCTTACTAGCTCAGATTAATAGCCCTGCCGATGTCAAAGCTCTAGATCAAAATCAACTGGTTCAGCTCTCTCAGGAACTTCGACAATTTATCATTGATATTGTATCCGTTTATGGCGGGCACTTTGGTGCCAGTCTGGGGGTTGTAGAGCTTACAGTAGCGCTGCATCATGTATTTAATACGCCTCACGATCAGCTAGTGTGGGATGTAGGGCATCAGGCCTATGGACATAAAATCCTGACAGGCCGCAGAGATCTCTTTCATACCAACCGTGTTTACAATGGTATTTCAGGCTTTCCTAAACGTAGCGAAAGCGAATATGATGCCTTTGGGGTAGGTCATTCTTCTACTTCTATTTCTGCCGCCTTAGGTATGGCAGTTGCTTCCAAGTATCAGGGTATAGATGACAAACAACACATAGCCGTCATTGGTGATGGTGCAATGACTGGTGGAATTGCTTTTGAAGCCATGAATCATGCCGGTGTATCCGATACCAACCTGCTGATTATCCTGAACGATAACTGCATGTCTATAGACCCTAATGTAGGAGCATTGAAAGACTATCTGACCGATATTACTACTTCGCAGACTTACAATAAGGTGCGGGATGATGTGTGGAAGATGCTGGGCAAGATCAGTAAGTTTGGCAAAAGCGCTCAGGATGTAGCCTCTAAGGTAGAAACCAGCCTGAAGGCTTTTTTACTCAAACAAAGTAATCTTTTTGAGTCGCTCAACCTTCGTTATTTTGGTCCGGTAGATGGTCATGATGTGGATCATCTGGTACATGTGATGAAAGATCTTAAGAAGATTCCCGGCCCAAAGATTCTGCATTGCATTACGGTAAAGGGAAAAGGTTTTTCTCTGGCCGAAAAGGATCAGACCAAATGGCATGCACCCGGGAAATTTGATAAGCTTACAGGTGAGATTCGTAAGAAGATTTATGATGCCCCTCAATCTCCTAAGTACCAGCAGGTATTTGGTCATACGATTGTAGAACTGGCTGAAAAGAACGATAAGATCATGGGTATCACACCGGCCATGCCCTCTGGTTCTTCGCTGAACATCATGATGCAGGCCATGCCTGACCGTGCTTTTGATGTGGGCATAGCCGAGCAACATGCCGTCACTTTTTCTGCCGGACTTGCTACCCAGGGTTTGATTCCTTTTTGCAATATTTACAGTACTTTCATGCAGCGGGCATATGATCAGGTTATCCATGATGTGTGTATTCAGAAGCTGCCTGTTGTTTTTTGCCTGGACCGCGCAGGATTGGCTGGAGCTGATGGGCCTACCCATCATGGAGCTTATGACCTTGCTTACATGCGTTGCCTGCCCAATATGGTGATATCTGCCCCTATGAATGAGGCAGAATTCAGAAACTTGATGTACACGGCTACTTTGTACAAAGATGGCCCTTTCACCATACGCTATCCACGTGGCCAGGGCGTGATGCCGGAATGGCGAACTCCTATGCGGGAAATAGAAGTAGGCAAAGGAAGAATGATACAGAACGGAGAAGAAGTAGCGATTTTAACCATTGGCCATATTGGTAATTATGCAGTGGAAGCCTGCAAGAAGCTGGCAATGGACGACATGCATCCTGCCCATTATGATATGCGCTTTGCCAAGCCACTGGATGAAGAACTGCTACATGAAGTATTCACCCGTTTCAAAAAGGTAATCACTATTGAAGATGGCTGCCTGATGGGCGGATTTGGCAGTGCTGTACTAGAATTTATGGCTGACCATAGCTATAATGCTCAGGTGAAAAGACTTGGTATTCCTGATCATATCATCGAACATGGTGAGCAGATTGAGCTGCATAAAGAATGTGGTTATGATCCTGAAGGGATTGAACAGGAAGTAAGGATATTATTAGGGGTTACCATAGCTTAA